The Candidatus Methanomethylicota archaeon genome includes the window CCCTATCTCATCTATCACTCTCTCACCAAGCGACTGCATCCAAGACCCCCCTAATACTAATACAAATAAACATATATAAAGATAATACGAGCAAAGATGATAAGCATAAGAGAATATGTGGGGAAATGGTTCAAAAGAATATATTCTCAGAATTCAAATAACAATCCACTTAATCCCTAACAATATTCTCAACATGACTCCAATCCCCAAAAAACTAACATTACCAATACTTATCCCATCCAATTCGCTAAACAATTATTTAAGTTTCCATGGTGTGGGATGTAAGACTCTTTCATCAGCCAATGTTTTCCACCACCATTCATTCACAATATACCATTCCACAGTCTCCCTTAATGCTTCCTCGAAATCATATTTAGGCTTCCAGCCAAGCTCCCTCCTAATTTTTGAGGAGTTGAGGCTATACCTCAAATTA containing:
- a CDS encoding dTDP-glucose 4,6-dehydratase, coding for NLRYSLNSSKIRRELGWKPKYDFEEALRETVEWYIVNEWWWKTLADERVLHPTPWKLK